One segment of Panthera leo isolate Ple1 chromosome A3, P.leo_Ple1_pat1.1, whole genome shotgun sequence DNA contains the following:
- the ACTL10 gene encoding actin-like protein 10: protein MSGYRSVIKSFPFSMKEVKAKREVPGDLLGLKDWAGLLGTQFCNQKGQDLGLGPEPRAERRASSEAGGRASGEGRGRAGSGALASVSGRSGSRRVRRPPSLGRVAVVVDQGSGFIKAGFGGERQPRLMLKSSSLVPTWDRPVCTRAPGCGLAGGVERAHPIKHGVVVDWEALEGLWERLLVGGLRVCPEQWPVLVSDSPSAPPASREKVAELLFEALVVPACHMASTALLALCSTGAFSGLAVEAGAGVCHATPVYAGHSWHEATFRLDIAGSTLSRYLRDLLVATCPDPSLRALPRKAITQLKKRCCYVSLDFEGDLHNSDRHHPVSFCLGNGCSVCLSSERFRCPEPIFQPSLLGQAEPGLPALAFQALQRVPATLRTRLANTVVLAGGSTLFPGFTERLEMELEAQCRRHGYGALRPHLVAKPGRGTAVWTGGSMVASLRSFQQRWITRAMYQECGSRLVHEVFN, encoded by the exons ATGAGTGGCTACAGATCCGTGATTAAGAGCTTTCCCTTCAGCATGAAGGAag TCAAGGCCAAGAGAGAGGTGCCAGGAGACCTTCTGGGGCTCAAGGACTGGGCTGGACTCCTGGGTACCCAA TTCTGTAACCAGAAAGGCCAAGACTTAGGCCTGGGGCCCGAGCCAAGAGCTGAAAGGCGGGCCTCCAGTGAGGCCGGGGGCCGGGCCTCTGGCGAAGGGCGGGGTCGAGCCGGGAGTGGCGCCCTGGCGTCGGTGTCCGGGAGGTCCGGGAGCCGCCGGGTCCGTCGGCCGCCCTCGCTGGGCCGCGTGGCGGTGGTGGTAGACCAGGGCTCGGGCTTCATCAAGGCGGGCTTCGGGGGCGAGCGCCAGCCCCGCCTGATGCTGAAGAGCTCCAGCCTGGTGCCCACCTGGGACCGGCCGGTGTGTACCCGCGCACCCGGCTGCGGGCTGGCGGGCGGCGTGGAACGGGCGCACCCCATCAAGCACGGCGTGGTGGTGGACTGGGAGgcactggaggggctgtgggagcgCCTGCTGGTGGGCGGCCTGCGGGTGTGCCCGGAGCAGTGGCCCGTGCTAGTGAGTGACTCGCCGTCGGCGCCGCCCGCGAGCCGCGAGAAGGTGGCCGAGCTGCTGTTCGAGGCCCTGGTGGTGCCTGCGTGCCACATGGCCAGCACGGCGTTGTTGGCGCTCTGTTCCACTGGCGCGTTCAGCGGGCTGGCCGTAGAGGCAGGTGCAGGCGTGTGCCACGCCACACCCGTCTATGCGGGCCACTCGTGGCACGAGGCCACCTTCCGGCTGGACATCGCAGGGAGCACCCTGTCGCGCTACCTGCGGGACTTGCTGGTGGCAACGTGCCCTGATCCATCGCTGCGGGCCTTGCCCCGTAAGGCCATCACACAGCTCAAGAAGCGCTGCTGCTATGTGTCGCTGGACTTTGAGGGTGACCTTCATAACTCTGACCGCCACCATCCGGTCAGTTTCTGTTTAGGCAACGGGTGCTCTGTCTGCCTCAGCAGCGAGCGCTTCCGCTGCCCGGAACCCATCTTCCAGCCGAGTCTGCTAGGCCAGGCCGAGCCAGGACTGCCTGCACTGGCCTTCCAGGCACTGCAGAGGGTCCCTGCGACTCTAAGGACGCGGCTGGCCAATACCGTGGTGCTGGCCGGTGGTTCCACGCTTTTCCCTGGCTTCACTGAGCGCCTGGAAATGGAGCTAGAGGCGCAGTGCCGGAGGCACGGCTATGGGGCACTGCGGCCTCATCTGGTGGCCAAGCCTGGGCGTGGCACAGCAGTGTGGACAGGTGGCTCCATGGTGGCCTCCTTGCGTTCCTTCCAACAGCGCTGGATAACTCGGGCCATGTACCAGGAGTGTGGCTCCAGGCTGGTGCACGAAGTGTTCAACTGA